The proteins below are encoded in one region of Vibrio sp. ED004:
- a CDS encoding flagellar hook-length control protein FliK — protein sequence MNVSLSSNSATNKTSSLLDTGSASSKVEETGDSKGFFESFKEALGFEESGSKAAAKDTGSTAKPDAKQASTEGEASAETNKADSAESKATDEVSEAQSKQAASEVEGEKAADKTSAEAESGSEVKLKANSGTDSSVADKTVADKADGKDAQATTNDSKEQVAQSQTQGSSTVDGAAQASQANAAMSEGNKLLGQLDEANKTLNQAPNGKGLPQQGQVDQAQGNITGASVVGASVTDKATQQAKAENQEKSLEVDSEIAVLTGGKGVSQLTDAEIRQLMDKGVTPEQIEASMSRELSQKNAASAVAAEQSQALSAADIELAKQVDAHTKALNQLNGQIESEQSVVDSLLEKQQSGAKLTVDEQAALAKASSNLDLLNQQLTNVQQQATALLSQAPTANSVSGEPAAIDWDNTGSSETKALAAAASTAAVATAAQQVSAQAASQSANNALTDKAAMLHANNAHAAQQAAAQQANVASPQQQATLDPALTAQGMAMNATPAATKAGSTDTLLKAGAGAAALSGLGKAGAKEDSKDSTFAQQIASAAGAQGTATVGSAPTRAEIQAAQQVPLQLTKELANEQVAEKVQMMMSKNLKNLDIRLDPPELGQMKIRMTMNNDVANVHFTVSNQQARDVIEQTLPRLREMLAQQGLQLADSSVQQQNSGQGQDRYNNGEQQSGANRTNDTQGDENLDSGSNLELNVASKRDGISYYA from the coding sequence ATGAATGTTAGTCTTTCCTCAAATTCAGCGACCAACAAAACGTCATCGTTGTTGGACACCGGTTCTGCCTCTTCCAAGGTAGAAGAAACCGGCGACTCTAAAGGTTTCTTTGAGTCCTTTAAAGAAGCGCTTGGCTTTGAAGAAAGTGGCAGTAAAGCCGCAGCAAAAGACACAGGAAGCACCGCGAAACCTGATGCTAAACAGGCCTCTACCGAAGGTGAAGCCTCAGCCGAAACGAACAAAGCCGATTCAGCTGAATCAAAGGCTACTGACGAAGTGAGCGAAGCGCAAAGCAAGCAAGCTGCTTCAGAAGTAGAAGGCGAGAAAGCTGCTGATAAAACATCAGCAGAGGCTGAGTCTGGTTCTGAGGTTAAGCTCAAAGCCAATTCGGGCACTGATAGCAGTGTTGCTGATAAAACTGTCGCAGATAAGGCTGATGGTAAAGATGCGCAGGCTACGACTAACGATTCTAAAGAACAGGTTGCTCAATCCCAGACTCAGGGTTCATCAACGGTAGATGGTGCTGCGCAGGCATCGCAAGCCAATGCAGCGATGAGTGAAGGTAATAAATTGCTTGGTCAATTGGATGAGGCAAACAAAACTCTAAATCAAGCGCCAAACGGCAAAGGCTTGCCTCAACAAGGTCAGGTAGATCAAGCCCAAGGTAATATCACCGGTGCTTCTGTTGTAGGAGCTTCCGTTACGGATAAGGCGACACAACAAGCTAAGGCAGAAAATCAAGAGAAGAGCCTTGAAGTCGATTCTGAAATCGCTGTACTTACCGGAGGTAAGGGTGTTTCTCAGCTAACTGATGCTGAAATTCGACAGTTGATGGATAAAGGCGTCACACCAGAACAAATTGAAGCCAGTATGAGCCGAGAGCTGAGCCAAAAGAATGCAGCTAGTGCGGTTGCTGCCGAGCAGAGCCAAGCATTGTCAGCTGCGGATATTGAACTGGCAAAGCAAGTAGATGCCCATACCAAAGCGCTAAACCAATTGAATGGACAAATCGAATCAGAGCAGTCTGTTGTCGATAGCTTGCTTGAGAAGCAACAAAGTGGCGCTAAGTTGACGGTTGATGAGCAAGCCGCTTTGGCTAAAGCGAGCTCTAACCTAGACCTGTTGAATCAACAGCTCACTAACGTTCAACAACAAGCAACGGCTTTGCTAAGTCAAGCTCCGACTGCGAACAGTGTGTCCGGTGAACCCGCTGCTATCGATTGGGATAATACGGGTTCAAGCGAAACTAAAGCCTTAGCTGCGGCAGCATCAACAGCAGCTGTAGCGACGGCGGCACAACAAGTGTCAGCGCAGGCCGCTTCTCAATCAGCAAACAATGCTCTTACGGACAAGGCGGCAATGCTGCACGCCAATAATGCACATGCAGCCCAACAGGCCGCAGCTCAACAAGCTAATGTTGCTTCACCTCAGCAGCAAGCAACGTTGGATCCAGCTTTAACCGCGCAAGGAATGGCGATGAATGCAACGCCAGCTGCCACAAAAGCAGGCTCTACTGATACGCTTCTTAAAGCGGGCGCCGGTGCAGCAGCACTGTCTGGTTTGGGTAAAGCGGGTGCTAAAGAAGATTCTAAAGATTCGACCTTTGCTCAGCAGATCGCTTCAGCGGCTGGTGCACAAGGTACGGCAACGGTGGGTTCAGCACCTACGCGAGCTGAAATTCAAGCTGCTCAACAAGTGCCCTTACAGCTCACCAAAGAGCTAGCCAATGAGCAAGTGGCTGAAAAAGTACAAATGATGATGTCTAAGAACCTTAAGAACTTGGACATTCGTCTCGACCCACCAGAACTGGGCCAAATGAAAATTCGCATGACCATGAATAATGATGTGGCAAACGTGCACTTTACCGTGAGCAATCAGCAAGCGAGAGATGTGATTGAGCAAACCTTACCTCGCTTGAGAGAGATGCTTGCTCAGCAAGGTCTGCAGCTTGCCGATTCGTCTGTTCAACAACAGAACTCCGGTCAGGGACAAGATAGATACAACAATGGTGAGCAACAATCAGGCGCTAACCGCACAAATGATACGCAAGGTGATGAAAACCTTGATAGTGGCAGCAATCTTGAATTGAATGTCGCATCAAAGCGTGATGGAATTAGTTATTATGCCTAA
- the fliL gene encoding flagellar basal body-associated protein FliL yields the protein MAEEQDAPKGKSKLLIIIIAVVVLLLGIGGALYFFLGSDDSASESQSQPATAVVAVEPVMYVNIPQPFLFNVTGDKKDRLVQIKAQLMVRGSKNEDLARYHSPLVESTLLATFASATVDQLRSPTGRVELRDKATEDIKASLAQAVGQPVIEKVLFTDFVIQ from the coding sequence ATGGCAGAAGAACAAGATGCACCTAAAGGGAAGAGTAAGCTCCTTATAATCATTATTGCCGTAGTCGTGTTACTGCTTGGTATAGGTGGTGCGCTGTATTTTTTCTTAGGTTCTGACGATAGCGCCTCTGAATCTCAGTCTCAGCCAGCAACGGCTGTGGTCGCGGTAGAGCCTGTTATGTATGTTAATATTCCTCAGCCATTCTTGTTTAATGTGACAGGTGACAAAAAAGATCGCCTAGTTCAGATAAAAGCACAGCTCATGGTACGTGGCAGTAAGAATGAAGACCTGGCTCGTTACCACTCTCCACTTGTAGAAAGTACGCTGCTGGCCACGTTCGCTTCGGCAACGGTCGACCAATTGCGTTCACCAACCGGACGAGTTGAACTGCGTGACAAGGCAACAGAAGATATTAAAGCAAGCCTGGCTCAAGCTGTTGGCCAGCCTGTGATTGAAAAAGTGTTATTCACTGACTTCGTAATTCAATAG
- the fliM gene encoding flagellar motor switch protein FliM: MTDLLSQDEIDALLHGVDDVEEVEDVLETENDNAVNFDFSSQDRIVRGRMPTLELINERFARHMRISLFNMLRKTAEVSINGVQMMKFGEYQNTLYVPTSLNMVRFRPLKGTALITMEARLVFILVENFFGGDGRFHAKIEGREFTPTERRIIQLLLKIVFEDYKEAWSPVMGVEFEYLDSEVNPSMANIVSPTEVIVVSSFHIEVDGGGGDFHVVMPYSMVEPIRELLDAGVQSDKMETDVRWSTALRDEIMDVPVNFRVNLLEQDISLRDLMELRPGDVIPMNMPEHATMFVEELPTYRVKMGRSGEKLAVQISEKIQRPHVVKTDLAFLGKDLMSELENSDDDE; the protein is encoded by the coding sequence GTGACCGATTTATTAAGCCAAGACGAAATTGATGCGCTGTTACATGGCGTTGATGATGTTGAAGAAGTTGAAGATGTCTTAGAAACCGAAAATGACAATGCGGTCAATTTCGACTTCTCATCTCAAGATCGAATCGTCCGTGGTCGAATGCCGACCCTTGAACTTATTAACGAGCGTTTCGCACGTCATATGCGTATCAGCTTGTTTAATATGTTACGTAAAACGGCTGAAGTGTCGATCAACGGCGTACAAATGATGAAGTTTGGTGAGTACCAAAACACATTGTATGTACCCACCAGTTTAAACATGGTTCGTTTCCGTCCACTGAAAGGTACGGCACTCATCACCATGGAAGCTCGTCTGGTTTTCATTCTCGTAGAGAACTTTTTTGGCGGTGATGGTCGTTTCCACGCCAAGATTGAAGGTCGTGAATTCACGCCTACTGAAAGACGAATCATTCAGTTACTGCTGAAAATTGTTTTTGAAGATTACAAAGAAGCTTGGTCTCCAGTTATGGGGGTTGAGTTTGAATACTTGGATTCTGAAGTGAACCCAAGTATGGCGAACATTGTGAGCCCAACCGAAGTGATTGTTGTGAGTTCGTTCCACATTGAAGTGGATGGCGGTGGTGGTGACTTCCACGTTGTCATGCCTTACTCGATGGTTGAGCCGATCCGTGAGCTGCTTGATGCGGGTGTTCAATCAGACAAGATGGAAACCGATGTTCGTTGGAGTACCGCACTGCGTGATGAAATCATGGACGTGCCCGTTAACTTCCGTGTGAATTTACTAGAGCAAGATATTTCCCTTCGAGATCTGATGGAACTGCGCCCTGGTGACGTTATCCCAATGAATATGCCTGAGCACGCAACCATGTTTGTCGAAGAACTGCCGACTTATCGTGTGAAAATGGGACGTTCTGGTGAGAAGCTTGCAGTACAGATTTCGGAAAAAATTCAAAGACCCCATGTGGTTAAAACTGATCTCGCTTTTCTAGGCAAAGACTTAATGTCTGAGCTAGAAAATAGCGATGATGACGAATAG
- the fliN gene encoding flagellar motor switch protein FliN — MEPSEDQKLADEWAAALGEDPSAPSIDVDDVLAAPLDELTDSSSPISEDERRKLDTIMDIPVTISMEVGRSQISIRNLLQLNQGSVVELDRIAGESLDVMVNGTLIAHGEVVVVNDKFGIRLTDVISQTERIKKLR, encoded by the coding sequence ATGGAACCTAGTGAAGATCAAAAGCTGGCAGACGAATGGGCTGCAGCACTTGGTGAAGACCCTTCAGCGCCATCAATTGATGTTGATGATGTGCTTGCGGCGCCACTTGATGAGCTAACCGATTCATCATCTCCGATTTCTGAAGATGAGCGTCGTAAGCTGGATACCATTATGGATATCCCCGTGACTATTTCGATGGAAGTTGGTCGCTCTCAGATCAGTATCCGCAACTTACTCCAATTGAACCAAGGTTCGGTTGTTGAGCTTGATCGAATCGCTGGTGAGTCACTAGACGTGATGGTCAACGGAACTCTGATTGCTCACGGTGAAGTGGTTGTAGTAAACGACAAATTTGGTATTCGTTTGACTGACGTTATTAGCCAAACAGAACGAATTAAGAAGCTGCGTTAA
- the fliO gene encoding flagellar biosynthetic protein FliO, which translates to MSFLSPRLARLSMGGALLSSPSIAFAATPPSLDLATTFGSLIFVIAFILFIAWLLKRMQVPAMSNQQGLAIVRQIPVGTKERIAIVQAGDEQFLVGITTHSIQLISKLDKPLTQEMLEKSTFSSQLSQLMKKDANK; encoded by the coding sequence ATGAGCTTTTTGTCTCCAAGATTGGCTAGGCTAAGTATGGGGGGAGCTTTGTTATCTTCTCCTTCTATTGCCTTTGCTGCAACGCCGCCATCTCTTGATTTAGCGACCACCTTTGGGTCGCTAATTTTCGTTATAGCCTTCATCTTATTTATTGCTTGGCTACTGAAGCGCATGCAAGTGCCAGCTATGTCCAATCAGCAAGGTTTGGCGATTGTTAGACAAATCCCTGTGGGCACAAAAGAACGTATCGCTATCGTGCAAGCGGGTGATGAGCAGTTCTTGGTGGGCATTACCACACATTCTATTCAGCTGATCTCTAAGCTTGATAAACCTCTTACTCAGGAGATGCTGGAAAAAAGTACATTCTCAAGTCAGCTTTCCCAGCTCATGAAAAAAGATGCAAACAAATAA
- the fliP gene encoding flagellar type III secretion system pore protein FliP (The bacterial flagellar biogenesis protein FliP forms a type III secretion system (T3SS)-type pore required for flagellar assembly.) codes for MQTNNGLLNSSYFCHAGAFRAVKVLLVQLTLLCTLVFSVSVFAQAEDGTVIPANTAGSESVTISTMEQDQAKSTTMTTGSLTGNGGGIPAFTMTTNANGGEDYSINLQILALMTMLGFLPAMVILMTSFTRIVVVMSILRQAMGLQQTPSNQVIIGIAIFLTFFIMSPVINQVNEQAVQPYLNEQISARQAFDVAQGPIKSFMLKQTRIKDLETFVEISGTEVTNPEDVSMAVLIPAFITSELKTAFQIGFMLFLPFLIIDLVVASVLMAMGMMMLSPMIVSLPFKLMLFVLVDGWNLILSTLAGSFAL; via the coding sequence ATGCAAACAAATAACGGACTTTTGAACTCATCTTACTTTTGCCATGCCGGAGCTTTCCGCGCGGTAAAAGTGCTGCTGGTTCAGCTTACTCTTCTCTGTACCCTAGTATTCAGTGTGTCGGTATTCGCACAGGCTGAAGACGGCACTGTAATCCCTGCCAACACCGCGGGTTCAGAATCGGTCACCATCAGCACGATGGAACAAGACCAAGCCAAATCGACCACCATGACCACTGGCAGTTTGACGGGTAATGGGGGCGGTATTCCTGCTTTCACCATGACAACCAATGCCAATGGTGGTGAAGACTACTCGATAAACCTGCAAATCCTAGCGTTAATGACCATGCTTGGCTTCTTGCCTGCAATGGTGATATTGATGACTTCGTTCACCCGCATCGTGGTGGTGATGTCTATCTTGCGTCAGGCGATGGGTTTGCAACAAACGCCGTCCAACCAAGTGATCATTGGTATCGCGATATTCTTGACCTTTTTCATCATGTCACCCGTGATCAATCAGGTTAATGAGCAAGCAGTTCAGCCCTATTTGAATGAACAAATATCGGCGCGACAGGCATTTGATGTTGCCCAAGGCCCGATCAAATCATTTATGCTGAAACAGACTCGAATTAAAGATCTAGAGACCTTTGTTGAAATCTCAGGGACTGAAGTGACTAACCCAGAAGATGTTTCGATGGCAGTATTGATCCCTGCGTTTATCACATCGGAATTGAAAACGGCTTTCCAGATAGGCTTTATGCTGTTCTTGCCATTCCTCATTATCGACTTAGTGGTGGCGTCGGTATTGATGGCGATGGGTATGATGATGTTGTCACCGATGATTGTATCCTTGCCGTTTAAGTTGATGCTGTTTGTCCTTGTTGATGGTTGGAACTTGATACTCTCCACACTCGCCGGCAGTTTTGCCTTGTAG
- the fliQ gene encoding flagellar biosynthesis protein FliQ — MNPEIFVELFRDALWMVLIMVCAIIIPSLLIGLVVAIFQAATSINEQTLSFLPRLIVTLLALMLFAHWMTQMMMEFFFELIERLPQVLY; from the coding sequence ATGAATCCTGAAATATTCGTAGAGTTGTTCCGAGACGCACTTTGGATGGTGTTAATCATGGTTTGTGCCATTATTATCCCCAGCCTGCTGATCGGTTTGGTCGTGGCTATCTTCCAAGCGGCGACCTCGATCAACGAACAAACATTGAGTTTCCTGCCGCGTTTGATCGTGACCTTATTGGCCTTGATGCTGTTTGCACACTGGATGACTCAGATGATGATGGAGTTCTTTTTTGAACTCATCGAACGCTTACCTCAAGTTCTGTATTAA
- the fliR gene encoding flagellar biosynthetic protein FliR, which produces MEYPTSLVLEWLANYFWPYTRISAMLMVMTVTGARFVSPRIRLYLGLAITFAVMPAIPAVPKEIELLSFQGFLTVFEQIVIGVAMGFVTQFMIQTFVMLGQILGMQSSLGFASMVDPANGQNTPVLGQLFMLLATMFFLATDGHLKMLQLVVFSFKTLPIGSGSLTSVDFRELALWLGIMFKTALAMSLSGIIALLTINLSFGVMTRAAPQLNIFSLGFAFALLVGLLLCWYILGGLYSHYELFWMQGEQQICRLIRLDC; this is translated from the coding sequence ATGGAATACCCAACGAGCCTTGTACTAGAGTGGTTAGCCAATTATTTTTGGCCCTACACTCGCATCTCAGCCATGCTGATGGTGATGACGGTCACCGGTGCACGCTTTGTGTCGCCGCGTATTCGTCTGTATTTAGGTTTAGCGATTACCTTTGCAGTGATGCCCGCGATTCCTGCTGTTCCCAAAGAGATTGAACTGCTCTCTTTCCAAGGTTTTCTAACCGTCTTTGAGCAAATCGTGATTGGTGTGGCGATGGGTTTTGTCACTCAGTTCATGATTCAAACCTTCGTTATGCTCGGTCAAATCCTCGGTATGCAGTCGAGCTTGGGCTTCGCCTCGATGGTCGACCCAGCAAACGGGCAGAACACGCCAGTACTTGGCCAACTCTTTATGCTACTTGCGACCATGTTCTTCTTGGCGACCGACGGTCATTTGAAGATGTTACAGCTGGTGGTATTCAGTTTTAAAACCTTGCCGATTGGCAGTGGCTCTCTGACTTCAGTGGATTTTAGAGAGCTGGCATTGTGGCTCGGCATCATGTTCAAAACAGCGTTGGCGATGTCACTGTCGGGAATTATTGCGCTGCTGACGATTAACTTGTCGTTTGGTGTAATGACGCGTGCTGCACCTCAGCTAAACATCTTTTCTTTGGGTTTTGCATTTGCGCTACTCGTGGGTCTGTTACTTTGTTGGTACATCCTTGGCGGCTTGTATAGTCACTATGAGCTATTCTGGATGCAAGGCGAGCAACAGATATGTCGTCTAATCCGGTTAGATTGCTAG
- the flhB gene encoding flagellar biosynthesis protein FlhB has protein sequence MAESDGQERTEDATPRRLQQAKEKGQVARSKELASASVLIVGAIALMWFGESMAKALFEAMQRLFSLSRDEIFDTNKLLEIAGGALVNLLFPLFLILITLFVAAVIGAAGVGGINFSMQAAMPKASKLNPLSGIKRMFGLQSWVELLKSILKVALVSGMAIYLIQASQHDLMQLSMDVYPQNIFHALDILLNFILLISCSLLIVVAIDIPFQIWQHADQLKMTKQEVKDEFKDTEGKPEVKGRIRMLQREAAQRRMMADVPQADVIVTNPEHFSVALRYKQNQDKAPIVVAKGVDHMAMKIREIARENDIYIVPAPPLARALYHTTELEQQIPDGLFTAVAQVLAYVFQLKQYRKRGGERPKLQDSNMPIPPDLRH, from the coding sequence ATGGCAGAGTCAGACGGTCAAGAACGCACAGAAGACGCCACGCCCAGACGCTTGCAACAGGCCAAAGAGAAAGGGCAGGTTGCAAGGTCAAAAGAGCTAGCGTCAGCGTCGGTATTAATTGTCGGTGCGATTGCATTAATGTGGTTTGGCGAATCGATGGCGAAGGCTTTGTTCGAGGCCATGCAGCGCTTGTTCTCTTTAAGTCGCGACGAGATCTTTGACACCAACAAACTCCTAGAAATCGCTGGTGGTGCATTGGTGAACTTGCTGTTTCCGCTGTTCTTAATTCTAATCACCTTGTTCGTTGCTGCCGTCATTGGCGCGGCGGGTGTCGGCGGGATTAACTTCTCGATGCAAGCTGCGATGCCGAAAGCGTCTAAGCTCAACCCTCTCAGCGGTATTAAGCGGATGTTTGGCCTACAAAGCTGGGTTGAACTGCTCAAATCTATTTTGAAAGTAGCGCTTGTGTCGGGTATGGCGATTTATCTGATTCAAGCCTCTCAACATGACTTGATGCAGCTGAGCATGGATGTGTATCCGCAAAACATCTTCCATGCCTTGGATATCTTGCTTAATTTCATTCTGTTGATCAGTTGCTCTTTGTTGATTGTGGTGGCTATTGATATCCCATTCCAGATCTGGCAACACGCCGATCAGCTGAAGATGACAAAGCAAGAAGTGAAAGACGAATTCAAAGACACTGAAGGTAAGCCTGAGGTTAAAGGTCGAATTCGTATGTTACAAAGGGAAGCGGCTCAGCGTCGAATGATGGCCGATGTACCTCAAGCGGACGTGATCGTCACTAACCCGGAGCACTTCTCGGTGGCTTTGCGATACAAGCAGAACCAAGATAAAGCGCCAATTGTGGTCGCCAAAGGTGTGGACCATATGGCGATGAAGATTCGTGAAATTGCCCGCGAAAATGATATCTATATTGTCCCAGCACCGCCATTGGCGAGGGCGCTTTATCACACAACAGAGCTCGAACAACAAATTCCTGACGGTCTGTTTACAGCAGTAGCCCAAGTACTCGCCTATGTTTTCCAACTGAAACAGTATCGAAAACGCGGGGGAGAGAGACCAAAACTGCAAGATTCTAATATGCCGATCCCACCTGATTTACGTCATTAG